One Phycisphaera mikurensis NBRC 102666 DNA window includes the following coding sequences:
- a CDS encoding 3-methyl-2-oxobutanoate hydroxymethyltransferase, giving the protein MSPPGSARTTLRDLRHRARDRRPFAMLTCYDATTARWLARGGLDVLLVGDTAGSMVLGFEDTVHAGLGFMLAITAAVRRGAPNAFLMGDMPFLSYQADDAEAVRNAGRFLTEGMADAVKLEVDHRHVDLVAKLDRANIPVVAHIGWGPQRTGRTGVPVVAGRTDARIQEMAKLAAALERAGAAMLLVEQATAEAAAAVVGAVSIPVIGCGAGPSITEDAPGVHGQVVVLHDLLGLTDRQPSFVKPIARGGDALADAARRWVQAVGAGEVLRDGGPYAKREA; this is encoded by the coding sequence ATGAGCCCGCCCGGATCCGCCCGCACCACCCTCCGCGACCTCCGCCACCGGGCCCGCGACCGGCGGCCCTTCGCGATGCTCACCTGCTACGACGCGACGACGGCGCGGTGGCTCGCCCGAGGCGGCCTCGATGTGCTGCTCGTCGGCGACACCGCCGGCAGCATGGTGCTCGGCTTCGAGGACACCGTCCACGCCGGCCTGGGCTTCATGCTCGCGATCACCGCGGCGGTGCGGCGCGGCGCCCCCAACGCCTTCCTCATGGGCGACATGCCCTTCCTCAGCTACCAGGCCGACGACGCCGAGGCCGTCCGCAACGCCGGCCGCTTCCTCACCGAGGGCATGGCCGACGCCGTGAAGCTGGAAGTCGATCACCGCCACGTCGACCTCGTGGCCAAGCTGGACCGGGCGAACATCCCCGTCGTCGCGCACATCGGCTGGGGTCCGCAGCGGACCGGGCGGACCGGCGTCCCGGTCGTCGCGGGGCGGACGGATGCGAGAATCCAGGAGATGGCCAAGCTCGCCGCCGCGCTGGAGCGTGCCGGCGCGGCGATGCTGCTCGTCGAGCAGGCCACCGCCGAGGCCGCCGCGGCGGTGGTCGGGGCCGTGTCGATCCCGGTGATCGGCTGCGGAGCCGGACCGAGCATCACCGAGGACGCGCCCGGCGTCCACGGCCAGGTGGTCGTGCTCCACGACCTGCTGGGCCTCACCGACCGCCAGCCCTCCTTCGTGAAGCCGATCGCCAGAGGCGGCGACGCCCTCGCCGACGCCGCCCGCCGCTGGGTGCAGGCCGTGGGAGCCGGCGAGGTGCTCCGGGACGGCGGGCCCTACGCGAAGCGGGAAGCCTGA
- a CDS encoding glycoside hydrolase family 130 protein: MSETATAPTHPPAAAAGGSTPVRVDRYPSRFQADDKRVIARYFNVGGAERIRRVGERVAGMTDREVADLLTLTIERFGDRHRRVEKSFERHFERAKPDLLDPDALSNERKLLLGSYFTMEYAIEAAALFNPSIVPHPDQSGVEDGGLRFIMSLRATGEGHVSSIVFRTGGVSGDGKVSFDPSSRLVAKMRVAQDQTFEKKLFFQKLIEMGAYTEAAKPALDALPAEFHDEQLEATLDRVAGREDLPEGYAEAAEQMRWLAHSNYTLKIPEESGPDEIVIFPTSENESRGIEDVRFTAFTDDDGEVTYYGTYTAYNGFRILPQLLETKDFHTFGIHTLNGRYVQNKGMALFPRKINGRYMMISRLDGENMFIMNSDNPRFWNRAQKLCGPMYPWEFVQIGNCGPPIETPAGWLLLTHGVGPVRRYCIGACLLDLDDPSRVIGHLDRPLLEPQEDERDGYVPNVVYSCGALVHNDTLVLPYAVSDSASTVATLSMTELLNQLTKHSRSCPLPDRRMDGR; this comes from the coding sequence TTGTCCGAGACCGCGACCGCACCCACGCACCCGCCCGCCGCCGCCGCTGGAGGATCGACGCCGGTCCGCGTCGACCGCTACCCCTCCCGCTTCCAGGCGGACGACAAGCGGGTCATCGCCCGGTACTTCAACGTTGGCGGCGCCGAGCGGATCCGCCGCGTCGGGGAGCGGGTCGCCGGGATGACCGACCGCGAGGTCGCCGACCTGCTCACGCTCACCATCGAGCGCTTCGGCGACCGCCACCGCCGGGTCGAGAAGAGCTTCGAGCGGCACTTCGAGCGCGCCAAGCCGGACCTCTTGGACCCCGATGCGCTCAGCAACGAGCGCAAGCTGCTGCTGGGCTCGTACTTCACGATGGAGTACGCGATCGAGGCGGCGGCGCTCTTCAACCCCTCGATCGTCCCGCACCCCGACCAGAGCGGGGTCGAAGACGGCGGGCTCCGCTTCATCATGAGCCTGCGGGCCACCGGGGAGGGCCACGTCTCCTCAATCGTGTTCCGCACCGGCGGCGTCTCCGGCGACGGGAAGGTGAGCTTCGATCCCTCCAGCCGGCTGGTGGCGAAGATGCGGGTGGCGCAGGACCAGACCTTTGAGAAGAAGCTCTTCTTCCAGAAGCTCATCGAGATGGGCGCGTACACCGAGGCCGCCAAGCCGGCATTGGACGCGCTGCCCGCGGAGTTCCACGACGAGCAGCTCGAGGCGACGCTCGACCGCGTCGCGGGCCGGGAGGACCTGCCCGAGGGCTACGCGGAGGCCGCCGAGCAGATGCGGTGGCTGGCCCACAGCAACTACACGCTGAAGATCCCCGAGGAGAGCGGACCCGACGAGATCGTCATCTTCCCCACCAGCGAGAACGAGAGCCGCGGCATCGAGGACGTCCGCTTCACGGCGTTCACCGACGACGACGGGGAGGTCACCTACTACGGCACGTACACCGCGTACAACGGCTTCCGCATCCTGCCGCAGCTGCTCGAGACCAAGGACTTCCACACCTTCGGGATCCACACGCTCAACGGCCGCTACGTCCAGAACAAGGGCATGGCGCTGTTCCCGCGGAAGATCAACGGCCGCTACATGATGATCTCGCGCCTCGACGGCGAGAACATGTTCATCATGAACAGCGACAACCCGCGGTTCTGGAACCGGGCCCAGAAGCTCTGCGGCCCGATGTACCCCTGGGAGTTCGTGCAGATCGGCAACTGCGGCCCGCCGATCGAGACCCCCGCCGGCTGGCTGCTGCTCACCCACGGCGTCGGCCCGGTCCGCCGCTACTGCATCGGCGCTTGCCTGCTGGACCTCGACGACCCCAGCCGGGTGATCGGCCACCTCGACCGCCCGCTGCTCGAGCCGCAGGAGGACGAGCGCGACGGCTACGTGCCCAACGTCGTGTACTCGTGCGGGGCCCTGGTCCACAACGACACGCTGGTGCTGCCCTACGCCGTGAGCGACTCGGCGTCGACGGTGGCCACGCTGTCGATGACCGAGCTGCTGAACCAGCTGACCAAGCACTCCCGCAGCTGCCCGCTCCCGGACCGCCGCATGGACGGGCGGTGA
- a CDS encoding diacylglycerol/lipid kinase family protein: MRDDALDAAVRGCAEVRRHAVGDDPEAELREEAAWADLLVTFGGDGSLHLAANAVLETGADCEIGLVPNGTGNDFARHLGTDDAAPEDALARVLGWPARSIDVLRVPRPAGEPRRAVNAISFGAIAGTSASTPDAVKALAGGAAYTAWGAARAAVVGATPVRVTGRGPDGSRFAWRGDALGVVASNGRFTGGGFRVAPAARLASGRFEVLILPDLRLTQRVALSRRLRRPGGDAPDADPRAWPPRPLVAASLTELRVESEAPLPLNADGESSEADRLEVTAEPGALRMRVPAGA, encoded by the coding sequence GTGCGCGATGACGCCCTGGACGCCGCGGTCCGCGGCTGCGCGGAGGTCCGCCGCCACGCCGTGGGCGACGACCCGGAGGCCGAGCTGCGCGAGGAAGCCGCCTGGGCCGACCTCCTGGTCACCTTCGGCGGCGACGGCTCGCTGCACCTCGCGGCGAACGCGGTGCTGGAGACGGGCGCGGACTGCGAGATCGGCCTCGTGCCCAACGGCACCGGCAACGACTTCGCCCGCCACCTCGGCACCGACGACGCCGCGCCCGAAGACGCCCTCGCCCGCGTGCTCGGCTGGCCGGCGCGGAGCATCGACGTGCTCCGCGTGCCGCGGCCCGCGGGCGAGCCGCGGCGGGCCGTCAACGCCATCTCGTTCGGCGCCATCGCCGGCACGTCGGCCTCCACGCCCGACGCGGTGAAGGCTCTCGCCGGCGGAGCCGCCTACACCGCCTGGGGCGCCGCCCGGGCGGCGGTCGTCGGAGCCACGCCGGTCCGCGTCACCGGCCGCGGGCCGGACGGCTCGCGCTTCGCCTGGCGCGGCGACGCGCTCGGCGTCGTCGCCAGCAACGGCCGCTTCACCGGCGGCGGCTTCCGCGTCGCCCCCGCCGCCCGCCTCGCCAGCGGCCGCTTCGAGGTGCTCATCCTCCCGGACCTGCGGCTGACGCAACGCGTCGCCCTCAGCCGCCGCCTCCGCCGGCCCGGCGGCGACGCCCCCGACGCCGACCCGCGGGCCTGGCCGCCCCGCCCGCTGGTCGCCGCCTCGCTCACCGAGCTCCGCGTCGAGAGCGAGGCGCCGCTGCCGCTGAACGCCGACGGCGAGTCCTCCGAGGCGGACCGGCTGGAGGTGACCGCCGAGCCCGGAGCCTTGCGGATGCGGGTGCCCGCGGGCGCGTGA
- a CDS encoding ACT domain-containing protein, producing MLAETDLPTLLADLRPRLHGGAFCFVAAEDAAGLDAAASVREAEGWSWLVPVARAEAAGLPFDGRFRWITLEVHSALGAVGLTAAVATRLAAAGIAANVIAGRLHDHVLVPEARAEEAAALLEPAQPPGGQAIQSPSTASSGGAKAARLPPASSVGRTPPSSSPSAPRP from the coding sequence ATGCTCGCGGAGACGGACCTGCCGACGCTGCTCGCGGATCTGCGGCCGCGCCTGCACGGCGGCGCTTTCTGCTTCGTCGCCGCGGAGGACGCGGCGGGCCTGGACGCCGCGGCTTCGGTGCGGGAGGCGGAGGGCTGGTCGTGGCTGGTCCCGGTCGCCCGGGCCGAGGCGGCGGGCTTGCCCTTCGACGGCCGGTTCCGCTGGATCACGCTGGAGGTGCACTCCGCCCTGGGAGCCGTCGGCCTCACGGCCGCCGTGGCGACGCGGCTGGCGGCCGCGGGCATCGCCGCGAACGTCATCGCCGGCCGCCTCCACGACCACGTGCTCGTGCCCGAAGCGCGGGCGGAAGAGGCGGCGGCGCTGCTGGAGCCCGCTCAGCCGCCCGGCGGCCAGGCGATCCAGTCGCCGTCGACGGCCTCTTCGGGCGGGGCGAAAGCGGCGCGGTTGCCGCCGGCCTCCTCGGTCGGCAGGACGCCGCCGTCGTCGTCGCCGTCGGCGCCGAGGCCGTAG
- a CDS encoding PadR family transcriptional regulator, which translates to MRIERELMRGAGPAAVLKLLEPGERYGYELVQRLANQSEGLLTMGQSTLYPLLYNLEAKKLIAGRTDTAGTRPRRYYRLTARGKRELAKQQKQWETVTAAMAALGVTGPRPGGAA; encoded by the coding sequence ATGAGAATCGAACGCGAGTTGATGCGGGGCGCCGGCCCCGCCGCCGTCTTGAAGCTGCTGGAGCCCGGCGAGCGCTACGGCTACGAGCTGGTCCAGCGGCTGGCGAACCAGAGCGAGGGCCTGCTCACGATGGGCCAGAGCACGCTCTACCCGCTGCTCTACAACCTCGAGGCAAAGAAGCTCATCGCCGGCCGCACCGACACCGCCGGCACTCGGCCCCGCCGCTACTACCGCCTCACCGCCAGAGGCAAGCGGGAACTGGCCAAGCAGCAGAAGCAGTGGGAGACCGTGACCGCCGCGATGGCGGCGCTCGGCGTCACGGGCCCCCGACCCGGAGGTGCGGCGTGA
- a CDS encoding AIR synthase-related protein — MSDSSGLLPPPADADAPAAFPRIHRVEVWPAGGEPDPRAEAAWRVAAAAFPAAGIVGGRSAAVYLLEAELADEPLERLARGLLADPVVEHAVPGAADAGGAATLEVHFKPGVMDPTARSTAGAAAALLGLREPPGVRTGVRYDFDFRGEAPPPAAWSAFAAAHLGNPVVQEIHTRPLHPAAFAHPGGRAPDRPEVPLRGLDAGALATLSRSAHLFLSGPEMAAVQHHFERIGREPSAIELETIAQTWSEHCVHKTLKSRVTYAGAAFGSSGRDDAERAGFSRTADGEIEIDNLLKRTVAAATFTLRERRDDGFLVSVFDDNAGIVKLDEQHGVAIKVETHNHPSAIEPYGGAATGIGGCIRDILGTGLVADPLCNTDVFAVAPGDTPAAELPAGVIAPARTLERITAGVRDYGNRMGIPTINGAVLFHRDYVANPLVFAGCVGLIPLDKCFGAVQPGDRIVALGGRTGRDGIHGATFSSAELTDTHAEEFGHAVQIGNPITQKQVRDLLLRARDAEGGPLFSAITDCGAGGFSSAIGEMGEKVGCHVDLSNAPTKYAGMSPVEVWISEAQERMVLSVPPEKVAALQALADEEGVELSDLGAFGLLDEGNAPLLRLSWGDMPVGELPMSLLHDGVPSINRGASWTAPPTTPAGTADRQAAALRGVDPTDTLLKLLAHPNIASKHRTVRQYDHEVQARTVVKPLTGPVGEGHSDAAVIRAKPDAHAGFAIGCGVAPWYSEKTPGGDSYTATLHAIDEAVRNVVCTGGDPGRTAILDNFCWPSCDDPDSMGSLVRAAVACHDGAIAHGTPFVSGKDSLHNQFTTEDGELIAIPPTLLVTALSLMADVRHAVTTDAKEAGNVLLLVEPEAAEPEVAPLAGTHLAEALDLAGDTLGPIPPCDPEAGHRVALAVAAAIATGRVRAAHDASEGGVAVAVAEMLLGAGGDRGLGADLPDGGIVALFGEAASRYVLEVAEADADLIDAAGVRVRRLGVTTRDGRITLGGTTLPVADARAAWRG, encoded by the coding sequence ATGAGCGACTCCTCCGGCCTCCTGCCCCCTCCGGCCGACGCGGACGCCCCGGCGGCGTTCCCGCGGATCCACCGCGTGGAGGTCTGGCCCGCGGGTGGTGAGCCCGACCCGCGGGCGGAGGCCGCGTGGCGGGTCGCGGCGGCCGCGTTCCCCGCCGCCGGCATCGTCGGCGGTCGCTCCGCGGCGGTGTACCTGCTGGAAGCGGAGCTCGCGGACGAGCCGCTCGAGCGCCTCGCCCGCGGGCTGCTGGCCGACCCGGTGGTCGAGCACGCCGTGCCGGGCGCGGCCGACGCCGGCGGAGCCGCCACGCTGGAGGTCCACTTCAAGCCGGGGGTGATGGACCCCACCGCACGCTCCACCGCCGGGGCGGCCGCCGCGCTCCTGGGCCTCCGCGAGCCGCCGGGCGTCCGCACCGGCGTCCGCTACGACTTCGACTTCCGCGGCGAGGCGCCGCCCCCCGCGGCCTGGTCCGCCTTCGCCGCGGCCCACCTGGGCAACCCGGTGGTGCAGGAGATCCACACCCGCCCGCTGCACCCCGCCGCCTTCGCCCACCCCGGCGGCCGGGCCCCCGACCGCCCCGAAGTCCCCCTGCGCGGCCTCGACGCCGGCGCCCTGGCGACGCTGTCCCGCTCGGCGCACCTGTTCCTCTCCGGCCCGGAGATGGCGGCGGTGCAGCATCACTTCGAGCGGATCGGCCGCGAGCCCTCGGCCATCGAGCTCGAGACGATCGCGCAGACCTGGAGCGAGCACTGCGTCCACAAGACGCTCAAGAGCCGCGTGACCTACGCCGGTGCAGCCTTCGGCTCCTCCGGGCGGGACGACGCCGAGCGCGCTGGCTTCTCCCGCACGGCGGACGGGGAGATCGAGATCGACAACCTCCTGAAGCGCACCGTCGCCGCGGCCACCTTCACCCTCCGCGAGCGTCGCGACGACGGCTTCCTCGTCAGCGTCTTCGACGACAACGCCGGCATCGTGAAGCTCGACGAGCAGCACGGCGTGGCGATCAAGGTCGAGACCCACAACCACCCCTCGGCCATCGAGCCCTACGGCGGCGCCGCCACCGGCATCGGCGGCTGCATCCGCGACATCCTGGGCACCGGCCTCGTGGCCGACCCCCTCTGCAACACCGATGTGTTTGCCGTGGCTCCCGGCGACACCCCCGCGGCCGAGCTGCCCGCCGGGGTCATCGCTCCCGCCCGCACCTTGGAGCGGATCACCGCCGGCGTCCGCGACTACGGCAACCGGATGGGCATCCCCACCATCAACGGCGCGGTGCTCTTCCACCGCGACTATGTCGCGAACCCCTTGGTCTTCGCCGGCTGCGTCGGGCTCATCCCGCTGGACAAGTGCTTCGGTGCCGTCCAGCCCGGCGACCGCATCGTCGCCCTGGGCGGCCGCACCGGCCGCGACGGCATTCACGGGGCCACGTTCAGCTCCGCCGAGCTGACCGACACCCACGCCGAGGAGTTCGGCCACGCCGTGCAGATCGGCAACCCCATCACGCAGAAGCAGGTGCGGGACCTCTTGCTGCGGGCGAGAGATGCCGAAGGCGGACCTCTGTTCTCCGCCATCACCGACTGCGGCGCCGGCGGGTTCTCCTCGGCCATCGGCGAGATGGGCGAGAAGGTCGGTTGCCACGTCGACCTCTCCAACGCCCCGACGAAGTACGCCGGCATGTCGCCGGTCGAGGTCTGGATCTCCGAAGCGCAGGAGCGGATGGTTCTCTCGGTGCCGCCGGAGAAGGTCGCTGCATTGCAAGCGCTCGCCGACGAGGAGGGCGTGGAGTTGTCGGACCTCGGCGCGTTCGGCCTGCTCGACGAAGGAAACGCTCCGCTGCTCCGCCTGTCCTGGGGCGACATGCCCGTCGGCGAGCTGCCAATGTCGCTGCTGCACGACGGCGTGCCGTCGATCAACCGCGGGGCGAGCTGGACCGCCCCGCCAACGACGCCCGCCGGCACGGCGGACCGGCAGGCCGCGGCGCTGCGTGGTGTCGACCCCACCGACACGCTGCTGAAGCTGCTCGCCCACCCCAACATCGCCAGCAAGCACCGCACCGTCCGCCAGTACGACCACGAGGTGCAGGCGCGAACCGTCGTGAAGCCGCTGACCGGCCCCGTCGGCGAGGGCCACAGCGACGCGGCGGTCATCCGGGCGAAGCCGGACGCGCACGCCGGCTTCGCGATCGGCTGCGGGGTGGCGCCCTGGTACAGCGAGAAGACGCCCGGCGGCGACAGCTACACCGCCACCCTGCACGCCATCGACGAGGCCGTCCGCAACGTCGTCTGCACCGGCGGCGACCCCGGCCGCACGGCGATCCTCGACAACTTCTGCTGGCCCAGCTGCGACGATCCGGACTCGATGGGCTCGCTCGTCCGCGCCGCCGTCGCCTGCCACGACGGCGCGATCGCCCACGGCACGCCCTTCGTCTCGGGCAAGGACTCGCTGCACAACCAGTTCACCACCGAGGACGGCGAGCTCATCGCGATCCCGCCGACGCTGCTGGTCACCGCCCTCTCGCTGATGGCCGACGTGCGGCATGCCGTCACGACGGACGCGAAGGAAGCGGGGAACGTGCTGCTGCTGGTGGAGCCCGAAGCCGCCGAACCCGAGGTCGCGCCGCTCGCCGGGACGCACCTCGCGGAGGCCCTCGACCTCGCCGGCGACACGCTCGGCCCGATCCCCCCGTGCGATCCCGAGGCCGGCCACCGCGTCGCGCTCGCCGTCGCCGCCGCGATCGCGACCGGCAGGGTGCGGGCCGCGCACGACGCCAGCGAGGGCGGCGTCGCGGTCGCGGTGGCCGAGATGCTCTTGGGCGCCGGCGGTGACCGCGGGCTCGGCGCCGACCTGCCCGACGGCGGGATCGTCGCGCTCTTCGGCGAGGCGGCGTCGCGCTACGTGCTGGAGGTGGCCGAGGCCGACGCCGACCTGATCGACGCCGCCGGCGTCCGCGTCCGCCGCTTGGGCGTGACGACCCGCGACGGCCGGATCACCCTCGGCGGCACCACGCTGCCCGTCGCCGACGCACGCGCCGCCTGGCGCGGCTAA
- a CDS encoding tetratricopeptide repeat protein, giving the protein MFLPSGRRRLRFPHPARSAAAALAVAAAFLLLPGCAAGGGSGGGGVAPAGRAAPPEAVARADRHVGVAETLAEEGKLDAALAEFGAALEDNPLMVEAHLGMGGVYHEMDEPQQAARAYERAAAIDPDNAEARYREGLMRQVLGELPRAIGLYLEALAIEPDKPEANRDLASAYVQADRPDYALPYAERAVELSPDEQAAWANLAAVQNLLGNHPEALGSYRTATELGPLDDRVLLGLASTHLKLGNFQRASNTLQSVVRTRPSATAYERLGYAEFKRRNFSDALEHYRAALALDGNEIGALNGLGAVLVTYYIQGGRNEREQIDEAMEAWRHSIRLRPQQSAIVDLLARYRR; this is encoded by the coding sequence ATGTTTCTTCCTTCCGGACGCCGTCGGCTTCGCTTCCCCCATCCCGCTCGCAGCGCCGCCGCGGCGCTCGCGGTCGCCGCGGCGTTCCTGCTGCTGCCCGGCTGCGCCGCCGGCGGCGGCAGCGGCGGCGGCGGGGTCGCGCCCGCCGGCCGCGCCGCCCCGCCCGAGGCGGTGGCCCGGGCCGACCGCCACGTGGGCGTGGCCGAGACGCTGGCCGAGGAGGGCAAGCTCGACGCGGCCCTCGCCGAGTTCGGCGCCGCGCTCGAGGACAACCCTCTCATGGTCGAGGCGCACCTGGGCATGGGCGGCGTCTACCACGAGATGGACGAGCCCCAGCAGGCGGCGCGGGCGTACGAGCGTGCCGCCGCCATCGACCCCGACAACGCCGAGGCCCGCTACCGCGAGGGGCTGATGCGGCAGGTGCTCGGCGAGCTGCCCCGTGCCATCGGCCTCTACCTCGAGGCCCTCGCGATCGAGCCGGACAAGCCCGAGGCCAACCGCGACCTCGCCTCGGCCTACGTCCAGGCGGACCGGCCGGATTACGCGCTGCCCTACGCCGAGCGGGCGGTCGAGCTTTCGCCCGACGAGCAGGCCGCCTGGGCGAACCTCGCCGCGGTGCAAAACCTCCTCGGAAACCACCCCGAGGCGCTGGGGTCCTACCGCACCGCGACCGAGCTCGGCCCGCTCGATGACCGCGTGCTGCTGGGACTCGCGAGCACGCACCTGAAGCTGGGCAACTTCCAGCGGGCCAGCAACACGCTGCAATCGGTCGTGCGGACCCGCCCGTCGGCGACCGCGTACGAGCGGCTGGGCTACGCCGAGTTCAAGCGCCGCAATTTCTCGGACGCGCTGGAGCACTACCGCGCCGCGCTCGCCCTCGACGGCAACGAAATCGGCGCCCTCAACGGCCTCGGGGCGGTGCTGGTGACGTACTACATCCAGGGCGGTCGCAACGAGCGGGAGCAGATCGACGAGGCCATGGAGGCGTGGCGGCACTCGATCCGGCTGCGCCCGCAGCAGAGCGCGATCGTGGACCTCTTGGCTCGCTACCGCCGCTGA